The Mucilaginibacter mallensis genome has a segment encoding these proteins:
- a CDS encoding RidA family protein, whose translation MKTVINTVNAPAPIGPYSQAIEAGNFIFFSGQVAINPVTNDLVLDDIKTETTQVMENIKALLTEAGVGFGNIVKTTIFLKDMQTFAQVNEVYGSYFTDKFPARETVAVAGLPKNVNVEISVTAIKG comes from the coding sequence ATGAAAACAGTTATCAATACCGTTAACGCCCCTGCGCCAATCGGTCCTTACAGCCAGGCTATTGAAGCCGGCAATTTTATATTTTTTTCAGGCCAGGTTGCCATTAACCCGGTAACCAATGATCTTGTGCTTGATGATATTAAAACCGAAACCACCCAGGTAATGGAAAACATTAAAGCGCTTTTAACAGAGGCCGGTGTTGGCTTCGGCAATATTGTAAAAACTACCATCTTTTTAAAAGACATGCAAACCTTTGCCCAGGTTAATGAAGTGTATGGTTCTTACTTTACCGACAAGTTCCCTGCACGCGAAACTGTGGCTGTTGCCGGTTTGCCTAAGAATGTTAATGTGGAGATATCAGTTACTGCTATTAAAGGTTAA
- a CDS encoding DUF6728 family protein — protein MYFFRKKDPNRPTSFNLKVMHVINAIAITVFLLGIIWKLIDWFILKRH, from the coding sequence ATGTACTTCTTCAGAAAAAAGGATCCTAACAGGCCCACCAGTTTCAACCTTAAAGTAATGCATGTTATTAATGCTATTGCAATAACTGTGTTCCTGTTGGGTATTATCTGGAAACTGATAGATTGGTTCATACTTAAAAGACATTGA
- a CDS encoding OmpA family protein: MNYSTLKKTVALSVVSLMALGAAKAQTSTDSTKTVSSATSSAKVFGGLGQYNHISIGINAGMLSGQTPLGNNVTTHFTPELGYGVSIRDAFSHFFSLSLDYLGGTVKGNNDGYQYGPSKFGGIDYKTKTNAVSLNAIVNFGSVSFLHRANAVNFYGDAGYGLDFYKPKFDLAGGTEGAFANVYSNTVKEVVVPVGVGVKFKLSDALALNFGYKVNFIGGYNFAGYHSYPTQNRYSYSYGGLEYTFGSSAKKNIDWVNPIAMMYDELYDAALRQEVEALKGRVTNVETAVADLKKDSDGDGVSDQFDKCPNTPAGSVVDGSGCVIVFPKDTTKKDSVKAAPYSNIQFEFDSSVLRTSSYPVLDATSADLRATGKTLTVAGYASSEGTAAHNMRLSKDRANSVKTYLVNSGVDAKHLKIKAFGETHPIADNSTEEGRVANRRVEFHQ, translated from the coding sequence ATGAATTATTCTACATTAAAGAAAACAGTCGCATTGTCAGTTGTTTCCTTGATGGCTCTGGGTGCAGCTAAAGCTCAGACATCAACTGATTCTACCAAGACGGTGTCTTCTGCAACCTCATCTGCCAAGGTATTTGGTGGATTAGGCCAGTACAACCACATTAGCATCGGTATAAACGCCGGTATGTTATCGGGTCAAACTCCTCTTGGTAACAACGTTACTACTCACTTCACTCCTGAATTAGGTTATGGAGTATCAATCAGAGATGCATTCTCTCATTTCTTCAGCTTATCATTAGATTACTTAGGTGGTACAGTTAAAGGTAATAATGATGGATATCAGTACGGACCATCTAAATTTGGCGGTATTGATTACAAAACCAAAACAAACGCTGTTAGCTTAAATGCTATTGTCAATTTCGGTAGCGTTTCTTTCTTACACCGTGCAAATGCAGTTAACTTTTATGGTGATGCTGGTTACGGTTTAGATTTCTACAAACCTAAATTTGATTTAGCTGGTGGTACTGAAGGCGCTTTTGCTAATGTATATAGCAATACTGTTAAAGAAGTTGTTGTACCGGTAGGCGTAGGTGTTAAATTTAAATTATCTGACGCGTTAGCTTTAAACTTTGGTTACAAAGTTAACTTCATCGGTGGTTACAATTTCGCAGGTTACCATTCTTACCCAACTCAAAACCGTTATTCATATAGCTATGGTGGTTTAGAGTATACTTTCGGTTCAAGTGCAAAGAAAAATATCGATTGGGTGAACCCAATTGCTATGATGTATGACGAACTGTATGACGCAGCTTTACGTCAGGAAGTTGAAGCTTTAAAAGGTCGTGTTACCAATGTTGAAACTGCGGTTGCTGATCTTAAGAAAGATTCTGACGGTGACGGTGTTTCTGATCAATTCGACAAATGCCCTAACACACCTGCTGGCAGCGTAGTTGACGGTTCTGGTTGCGTTATCGTATTCCCTAAAGATACTACTAAGAAAGATTCTGTTAAAGCAGCTCCTTATTCTAACATCCAGTTTGAATTTGATAGCTCTGTATTAAGAACTTCTTCTTACCCAGTATTAGATGCTACTTCAGCTGACTTAAGGGCTACTGGTAAAACACTTACAGTTGCTGGTTACGCTTCATCAGAAGGTACTGCTGCTCACAACATGCGTTTATCTAAAGACCGTGCTAACTCAGTAAAAACTTACTTAGTTAACTCAGGTGTTGATGCTAAACACTTAAAAATTAAAGCTTTCGGTGAAACTCACCCAATAGCTGACAACTCAACAGAAGAAGGCCGCGTTGCTAACCGTCGTGTTGAATTCCACCAATAA
- a CDS encoding aminopeptidase P family protein — protein MKYPAVNEFLFTNNRKNFVSRIKLNSIAIFNSNDEFPRSGDQTFTFKQNADFFYLTGIDQEQSILILFPDCPNLLYKEVLFLRQTNEHIAVWEGHKYTKEEAKRVSGIESVFWLSEFDAILHSIINYATHIYINANENDRFSFEVPYRDLRFLQDLRIKYPLHHYERSAPIMRELRAVKSDIEVELTKKACAITRDAFIRVLKFVKPGVAEYEIEAEIIHEFIKQRATGHAYSPIIASGKNAIVLHYIDNNQVCNDGDVILFDFGAEYANYNADMSRSIPVNGRFTKRQRDVYDAVLRVMRAATKLIVAGAVWNDYHDEVGKIMTGELIGLGLLDKHDVAKQDPKMPAYKKYFMHGTSHHLGLDVHDFASRYKPFEAGNILTCEPGIYIPQEGLGIRLENNILITKDGNIDLMADIPLEADEIEEIMNA, from the coding sequence ATGAAATATCCCGCTGTAAATGAGTTCTTATTTACAAATAATAGAAAAAATTTCGTTTCGCGAATAAAATTAAATTCTATAGCTATTTTCAACTCAAATGATGAATTTCCAAGGAGTGGCGACCAAACCTTTACATTTAAGCAGAATGCGGATTTTTTTTATTTAACAGGTATTGATCAGGAACAAAGTATTTTAATTTTATTTCCTGATTGTCCTAATCTACTATACAAAGAAGTACTTTTTTTAAGACAAACTAACGAACACATTGCAGTTTGGGAGGGACACAAGTACACAAAAGAGGAAGCCAAACGGGTTTCGGGTATTGAGAGTGTATTTTGGCTGAGTGAATTTGATGCCATATTGCATAGCATTATTAATTATGCAACGCACATATATATAAACGCGAATGAGAACGACCGCTTTAGCTTTGAGGTGCCCTATCGTGACCTGCGCTTTCTTCAGGACCTGCGTATAAAATACCCGCTACATCATTATGAACGTTCGGCACCTATAATGCGTGAACTGAGGGCTGTAAAGTCTGACATAGAGGTTGAGCTTACCAAAAAAGCCTGCGCTATAACAAGAGACGCTTTTATACGCGTACTTAAATTTGTGAAACCCGGTGTTGCCGAGTATGAAATAGAGGCTGAAATAATACATGAGTTTATAAAACAGCGTGCTACCGGGCATGCCTATAGCCCCATAATAGCATCAGGTAAAAATGCTATAGTGCTGCATTATATTGATAATAACCAGGTTTGTAATGACGGAGATGTGATATTGTTTGACTTTGGTGCCGAATACGCCAACTACAATGCCGATATGAGTCGCTCCATACCTGTAAATGGCCGTTTTACAAAACGCCAGCGCGATGTTTATGATGCCGTTTTAAGAGTGATGCGCGCTGCAACCAAACTTATTGTAGCCGGAGCCGTATGGAATGATTACCATGATGAGGTTGGAAAAATAATGACCGGCGAGCTTATTGGCCTTGGCTTACTGGATAAACACGATGTTGCAAAGCAGGATCCTAAAATGCCTGCCTATAAAAAATACTTTATGCACGGCACATCACATCATTTGGGTTTGGATGTGCATGATTTTGCCAGCAGGTACAAACCTTTTGAGGCGGGTAATATATTAACCTGTGAGCCGGGGATTTATATTCCGCAGGAGGGTTTGGGCATAAGGCTGGAGAATAATATACTGATCACCAAAGATGGTAATATTGATCTGATGGCTGATATACCACTTGAGGCTGATGAGATTGAAGAGATAATGAATGCTTAG
- the meaB gene encoding methylmalonyl Co-A mutase-associated GTPase MeaB yields the protein MSAISHTLAALNRDNFKAVARALTIVENSLSGADELLKSLSFTKNTPIIGITGPPGAGKSTLVNALISNLLKDGNKIAVLAIDPTSPFNFGSLLGDRIRMSAHFNDPGVFIRSLATRGSLGGLSAKTIEMTDVLRAAGFDYIFIETVGVGQSEVEIAGLADITLLVLVPESGDEIQNIKSGLMEIADAFIVNKADRADADLLTNNLKKITEQKSDQLPVFKAIASQGEGIDQIISFITTAQHRQNSRKEMLLAEKAYRMIQQKRMANVNKRDLQQQIAKEANQPGFNLYNFVNRYLG from the coding sequence GTGAGCGCCATTAGCCATACATTAGCGGCCTTAAACCGCGACAACTTTAAAGCAGTAGCCCGCGCGTTAACTATTGTTGAGAATAGCCTTAGCGGCGCTGATGAATTATTAAAAAGCCTGAGTTTTACTAAAAATACACCTATAATAGGCATAACCGGCCCACCCGGTGCGGGTAAAAGCACTTTAGTTAATGCGCTTATCAGCAATTTACTAAAGGATGGCAACAAAATAGCTGTTCTGGCTATCGATCCCACTTCACCTTTCAATTTTGGTTCCTTATTGGGCGACCGCATCCGGATGTCGGCGCATTTTAATGATCCCGGAGTTTTTATCCGTTCGCTGGCCACACGTGGTTCATTAGGCGGGCTATCAGCCAAAACGATTGAAATGACTGATGTATTGCGCGCTGCAGGCTTTGATTATATATTTATTGAAACGGTGGGCGTTGGACAGTCGGAAGTTGAAATTGCCGGTTTGGCCGATATTACCCTATTGGTTTTAGTACCTGAAAGCGGCGATGAGATACAAAATATCAAGTCGGGCCTGATGGAAATTGCAGATGCCTTTATAGTAAACAAAGCCGACAGGGCAGATGCCGACCTGTTAACCAACAATTTAAAAAAGATTACCGAACAAAAGAGTGATCAGCTGCCTGTTTTTAAAGCGATAGCTTCGCAAGGTGAAGGGATTGATCAGATCATCAGCTTTATTACCACGGCGCAACACCGGCAAAATAGCCGTAAGGAAATGCTGCTGGCCGAAAAGGCTTATCGTATGATCCAGCAAAAACGCATGGCAAACGTAAATAAAAGGGACCTGCAACAGCAAATTGCAAAGGAAGCGAACCAGCCCGGGTTCAACCTGTATAATTTTGTGAACAGGTATTTAGGGTGA
- a CDS encoding glycosyltransferase family 4 protein has protein sequence MVTKPSILLTFDSMKYPNSGFFSFGKSLGDAVLTQNAGRYKLYYYVHQRANYLFNKKVSLVFLSKLHKLFFPEPSRFALVHFTDQYCRLKPQKVKGKKVLTIHDINPVHEQRKSERKIQKHLRKLQGYIDVCDRVVAISHFVAGDILKYFPEAKDKIRVIYNGADILQVDDAHEPNYLPPAKFLFAIGFIAPKKNFHVLPALLIGNDYTLVISGVETPYKSKIMEEAEKLDCADRVKITGPISEADKAWYYKNCAAFVFPSLAEGFGLPVIEAMHFGKPVFLSTHTSLPEIGGDAAFYFNSFEPEAMRQVFTKGMETFETENWQQKVIAHAMKFDWHETANQYLALYDECLK, from the coding sequence ATGGTGACAAAACCATCCATACTGCTCACGTTTGATTCTATGAAATACCCCAATTCTGGATTTTTTTCCTTTGGGAAAAGTCTGGGTGATGCGGTGCTGACACAAAATGCGGGGCGTTATAAGCTTTATTACTATGTACACCAAAGGGCAAACTACTTATTCAATAAAAAGGTGAGCCTGGTGTTCCTTTCCAAGCTACATAAATTATTCTTCCCCGAGCCAAGCCGGTTTGCATTGGTACATTTTACCGACCAGTATTGCAGGCTAAAACCACAAAAGGTTAAAGGGAAAAAAGTGCTGACTATACATGACATTAACCCGGTGCACGAGCAGCGCAAATCGGAGCGTAAAATACAAAAGCACCTGAGAAAATTGCAGGGCTATATAGATGTATGCGACAGGGTAGTAGCCATATCTCATTTTGTGGCCGGTGATATTTTAAAGTATTTCCCTGAGGCTAAAGATAAAATAAGGGTAATTTATAATGGTGCCGATATCCTGCAGGTTGATGATGCGCATGAACCAAATTATTTGCCGCCTGCCAAATTTTTGTTTGCCATAGGTTTTATAGCGCCCAAAAAGAACTTTCACGTTTTGCCGGCCCTGCTAATAGGTAATGATTATACGCTGGTTATCTCGGGTGTGGAAACGCCCTATAAAAGCAAAATAATGGAAGAGGCCGAAAAGCTGGACTGCGCCGACCGGGTAAAAATAACCGGACCTATAAGCGAGGCCGATAAAGCCTGGTATTATAAAAACTGCGCAGCATTTGTATTCCCATCATTGGCAGAAGGTTTTGGATTGCCTGTAATTGAAGCCATGCATTTTGGCAAGCCTGTGTTTTTATCAACCCATACCTCCCTGCCCGAAATTGGCGGCGATGCAGCTTTTTACTTCAACAGTTTTGAGCCGGAAGCCATGCGACAGGTTTTTACCAAAGGGATGGAAACATTTGAAACTGAAAACTGGCAACAAAAAGTAATTGCCCACGCCATGAAATTCGACTGGCATGAAACAGCAAATCAATATTTGGCATTGTATGATGAGTGTTTAAAGTAA
- a CDS encoding glycosyltransferase family 2 protein, which translates to MSKEHISTLPAYNTAVISIIIVTYNAVEHLQNCLNSIYQQQYPAIEIIVIDGNSTDGTVNILQENTSQIKYWLSEPDNGVYDAMNKAIQHITGEWVYFLGADDELLPEFSTMVTELTDNTAIYYANVFAEGRKRAGYLNEYRFAKFGAYHQAMIYPKAVFIKYKYDTQYRISADFALTLKLYADKDFHFIYKDYTLANFNHTGISGTQIDVPFQKAKGGMIFKYFGLTIWLRYKIYKFKHRDDPRA; encoded by the coding sequence ATGAGTAAAGAGCATATTTCAACATTACCGGCATACAATACAGCAGTTATTTCAATAATTATTGTTACCTATAATGCCGTTGAACATTTGCAAAACTGCCTCAATAGTATTTACCAACAACAATACCCGGCCATTGAAATTATTGTGATAGATGGCAATAGTACTGATGGCACAGTGAACATATTACAGGAAAATACCAGCCAGATTAAATATTGGTTAAGTGAGCCCGACAACGGGGTTTATGACGCCATGAATAAGGCAATACAGCATATTACAGGTGAATGGGTATATTTTTTGGGTGCCGATGATGAACTGCTGCCTGAATTTTCAACAATGGTTACTGAACTTACCGATAATACAGCAATTTATTATGCGAATGTATTTGCAGAAGGAAGAAAACGGGCCGGATATTTAAATGAGTACAGATTTGCAAAATTTGGCGCCTATCATCAGGCTATGATCTACCCAAAGGCGGTATTTATTAAATATAAATATGATACGCAATACAGGATATCGGCCGATTTTGCATTAACCCTTAAGTTATATGCAGATAAAGATTTTCACTTTATTTATAAAGACTATACCTTAGCCAATTTTAATCATACAGGCATATCAGGCACCCAAATTGATGTTCCTTTCCAAAAAGCTAAAGGGGGAATGATTTTTAAATATTTCGGGTTGACAATATGGCTACGATATAAAATATATAAGTTTAAACACAGGGACGATCCCAGGGCTTAG
- a CDS encoding glycosyltransferase family 9 protein, with protein sequence MEIKNRNLFRLTRFVIFKISYLFKFLAKFRSGKKRLLILKTDAIGDYILFRNFIEIVKLSDEYKNYEIDLLGNPLWRDIVLSYDAPFVTELMFTRIYDLYEAPLKTFKLGWQLFKRNYAVVLQPSSNRLLITDGLAALTAAKQIIGYEGNTESIQQRYKTKSDKFYTQRLLLPAAVYFEFDRSKFFFEAVLKQKLDINGPLIKTKQTERKGIIIFPGAGIIKRGWEPEKFLELIKLIKQQTNQPVYIAGGPAEAAVAEYLTNALPQGEVINLTGKTTLPQLVELIGSAALVVSNETSAIHIAAAAQTPAICILGGGHFGRFAPYPAHMAQTTICAYEKMECYNCNWNCIYETMPNAPYPCISIVSLDKVWLMAQQALNQL encoded by the coding sequence ATGGAAATAAAAAACAGGAACTTATTTAGATTAACACGTTTTGTAATATTTAAAATATCGTACTTATTTAAATTCCTGGCTAAGTTCAGATCGGGTAAGAAACGGCTGCTCATTTTAAAAACCGATGCGATTGGTGATTATATCCTGTTCAGGAATTTTATTGAGATCGTTAAACTTTCGGATGAGTATAAGAACTACGAGATCGATCTTTTAGGCAATCCGCTATGGCGCGATATAGTATTAAGCTATGATGCGCCTTTTGTTACTGAACTGATGTTTACCCGTATTTATGACCTGTATGAAGCCCCGCTGAAAACATTTAAACTAGGCTGGCAACTGTTCAAAAGGAATTATGCAGTGGTTTTACAGCCATCATCAAACCGCTTATTAATTACCGATGGCCTGGCAGCGCTTACAGCAGCCAAACAAATTATAGGCTACGAAGGCAATACCGAAAGCATACAACAACGCTATAAAACCAAAAGCGATAAGTTCTACACACAAAGGCTGCTGCTCCCGGCTGCTGTTTATTTTGAGTTCGACCGGAGTAAATTCTTTTTCGAGGCGGTATTGAAGCAGAAGCTGGATATAAATGGGCCGTTAATCAAAACTAAACAAACTGAAAGAAAGGGGATAATCATATTCCCCGGCGCGGGTATCATCAAGCGGGGCTGGGAGCCTGAGAAATTCCTGGAGCTTATCAAACTGATAAAACAGCAAACCAACCAGCCGGTTTATATTGCTGGCGGACCGGCAGAGGCTGCCGTTGCGGAGTATTTAACCAATGCATTGCCACAAGGAGAGGTGATCAACTTAACAGGTAAAACCACCCTGCCGCAATTGGTTGAGCTTATTGGCTCAGCCGCACTGGTAGTGAGTAACGAAACCAGTGCCATACATATAGCTGCTGCCGCGCAAACCCCGGCTATTTGTATTTTGGGCGGTGGCCATTTTGGGCGGTTTGCGCCTTATCCGGCTCATATGGCGCAAACAACAATATGTGCCTACGAAAAAATGGAATGTTACAACTGCAACTGGAACTGTATATATGAAACTATGCCCAATGCGCCTTACCCATGCATTAGCATTGTAAGTTTAGATAAGGTATGGCTTATGGCACAACAGGCGCTCAATCAATTATAA
- a CDS encoding ABC transporter ATP-binding protein, producing the protein MKTYFRLLSFAKPIEKFAIPYILFTLLYVVFSTLVFPLLIPLLNLLFLTDNSQITHKVVSNPSTFNLTGWFNYYMYYFVSTYGKWGALRFVCSVLIVTILLGNLFRYLSARIMENLRVHTLLNLRRRVFNNVMDLQLSYFNNERKGNIISKVASDVQVVQFSVTSTLQVIFKDPIQLIAFLVTLFLISVKLTLWSLLVVPVAGLIISRIVKRLKSQAIAAQQSYANMISYLDEALSGIRIVKAFNAADYIKNRFDDENKRYTKILRSMAKRQQAASPVSETLAVTMISCIVLYGGYLILNKRSDGLSGAQFIAYIGIFSQLMRPAKSISDSFGNIHAGIAAGERVLQLIDEKPTIFDAPDAKPLAEFEHAIEFKNVTFAYGERTVLDNINITIPKGKSIALVGPSGGGKSTLIDLIPRFIVPKSGQILFDGVDIETAVTDSLRAQLGIVNQESILFNDTIFGNIAFGKTDVTMEQVVAAAKIANAHNFIIETEKGYQTNIGDRGAKLSGGQRQRICIARAVLKNPPIMLLDEATSALDTESEKLVQDALNNLMKNRTSLIIAHRLSTIQNADSIIVLENGKIVQQGNHQELMNEEGLYKKLINMQTFNAD; encoded by the coding sequence ATGAAGACATATTTTAGGCTGCTATCATTTGCCAAACCAATTGAAAAGTTTGCCATCCCTTATATATTGTTTACTTTACTTTATGTAGTGTTCAGCACGCTGGTATTCCCATTGCTGATCCCGTTACTTAACCTGCTTTTTTTAACTGATAACAGCCAGATCACTCATAAAGTTGTGAGTAATCCGTCAACATTCAATCTTACAGGCTGGTTCAACTACTACATGTATTACTTTGTAAGTACTTATGGTAAGTGGGGCGCTTTGCGCTTTGTATGTTCTGTACTTATTGTTACCATATTACTGGGCAACCTGTTCCGCTATCTTTCAGCGAGGATAATGGAAAATCTGCGGGTACATACATTGCTTAATCTGCGCCGCCGCGTTTTTAATAATGTGATGGACCTGCAATTAAGCTATTTTAACAATGAGCGTAAAGGTAATATTATCTCAAAAGTAGCATCAGATGTGCAGGTAGTACAGTTTTCTGTTACCTCAACCCTGCAGGTAATATTTAAAGATCCTATACAGTTAATAGCTTTTTTAGTTACACTGTTCCTGATCTCGGTAAAACTTACTTTATGGTCACTATTAGTAGTGCCTGTAGCAGGTTTAATTATATCAAGAATAGTTAAGCGGCTTAAATCACAGGCAATTGCTGCCCAGCAATCCTATGCCAATATGATCAGCTATCTGGATGAGGCCCTGTCGGGGATTAGAATTGTAAAAGCATTTAACGCTGCCGATTATATCAAAAATCGTTTCGACGATGAGAATAAGCGTTATACCAAAATATTGCGCTCCATGGCCAAGCGCCAGCAGGCAGCATCACCGGTATCAGAAACGCTTGCAGTTACCATGATATCGTGCATAGTACTATATGGCGGTTACCTGATCCTGAATAAACGTTCGGATGGTTTGAGCGGGGCTCAGTTCATCGCTTATATTGGTATCTTTTCGCAACTGATGCGCCCTGCAAAATCTATATCAGATTCATTTGGTAACATACACGCGGGTATTGCAGCCGGTGAACGTGTGCTTCAGCTTATTGATGAAAAACCTACCATTTTTGATGCGCCTGATGCTAAGCCGTTAGCAGAATTTGAACATGCCATTGAATTTAAGAATGTAACTTTTGCCTACGGTGAAAGAACCGTACTTGATAATATTAACATAACCATTCCCAAGGGTAAATCAATAGCATTGGTTGGCCCGTCGGGGGGGGGCAAGTCTACATTGATAGATCTTATACCAAGGTTTATTGTTCCTAAATCAGGGCAGATATTATTTGATGGAGTTGACATTGAAACGGCGGTTACCGATTCATTACGTGCGCAACTGGGTATTGTAAACCAGGAATCGATATTGTTTAACGATACTATTTTTGGTAACATAGCTTTCGGTAAAACAGATGTAACCATGGAGCAAGTAGTTGCCGCGGCCAAAATTGCCAACGCCCACAACTTTATTATTGAAACAGAAAAAGGTTACCAAACCAATATTGGCGACCGTGGCGCAAAACTATCAGGTGGCCAGCGCCAGCGTATCTGTATAGCCCGCGCGGTATTAAAAAACCCACCAATAATGTTGCTGGATGAAGCTACATCGGCATTGGATACCGAATCAGAAAAACTGGTGCAGGATGCCTTGAATAACCTGATGAAAAACCGTACCTCACTTATCATCGCGCACCGCCTCAGCACAATCCAAAATGCTGATAGTATCATCGTACTGGAGAACGGTAAAATAGTGCAGCAGGGTAATCACCAGGAGCTGATGAACGAGGAGGGTTTGTATAAGAAATTAATCAATATGCAAACTTTTAATGCTGATTAA
- a CDS encoding nucleotide-diphospho-sugar transferase: MINFDVTSYKTKSAVLFVIFNRPDTTLKVFEQIKLAQPPRLYIAADAPRADVPEDKLLCEQARAIIDMIDWACDVKTLFNKQNAGCKKGVSSAVTWFFNNEEEGIILEDDCLPANSFFKFCDTLLDKYRDDYRIRHITGCNLQHGKKWGNNSYYFSNMTFVWGWASWKRVWDDYKKLDNYNYEEVKEQLGNIFGEPLLVDSWLNIFEEVKAGKLNSWGYQLDFVNFFNNGLTIVPNDNLISNIGFGPAATHTLQANSLNANVPVTEITEITHPVFVLPEKQADMCILNRDFNIEERKRRQNLLRRKVKRWFKQALRTAATYMFIS; encoded by the coding sequence ATGATAAATTTTGACGTAACCTCTTATAAAACAAAATCAGCGGTATTATTTGTCATATTTAACCGGCCCGATACTACTTTAAAGGTATTTGAGCAGATTAAATTAGCACAGCCCCCCCGCTTATATATTGCTGCTGATGCCCCTCGCGCTGATGTTCCTGAAGATAAATTGTTATGTGAACAGGCAAGGGCAATTATCGATATGATTGATTGGGCATGTGATGTAAAAACACTTTTTAATAAGCAAAATGCAGGCTGCAAAAAAGGGGTTTCGTCTGCCGTTACCTGGTTTTTTAATAACGAAGAGGAAGGGATAATTTTAGAGGATGATTGTTTGCCGGCAAACAGTTTCTTTAAGTTTTGTGATACCCTGTTAGATAAATACCGGGATGATTATCGCATAAGGCATATTACAGGTTGCAATCTTCAGCACGGTAAAAAATGGGGTAACAATAGCTACTACTTTTCAAACATGACCTTTGTTTGGGGCTGGGCAAGCTGGAAACGAGTTTGGGACGATTACAAAAAACTGGATAATTATAATTATGAAGAAGTAAAAGAGCAGTTAGGTAACATTTTTGGCGAGCCTTTATTAGTTGATAGCTGGTTAAATATATTTGAAGAGGTAAAAGCCGGTAAATTAAATTCATGGGGTTACCAGCTTGATTTTGTGAACTTTTTTAACAACGGGCTTACCATTGTACCTAATGATAATTTGATATCAAATATAGGCTTTGGCCCTGCAGCTACCCATACCCTTCAGGCAAATAGCCTCAACGCTAATGTGCCGGTAACGGAAATTACAGAAATAACACACCCTGTATTTGTATTGCCCGAAAAACAGGCCGATATGTGCATATTAAACCGCGACTTTAATATTGAAGAAAGGAAGCGGAGGCAAAACTTATTGCGTCGCAAGGTAAAAAGATGGTTTAAGCAAGCGCTTAGAACTGCGGCAACCTATATGTTTATCAGCTAA
- a CDS encoding class I SAM-dependent methyltransferase: MRSKITGGETSLLFTKTVLNKYEVKYYKCNETGFIQTEEPFWLEEAYASVITKLDIGLASRNIYLADRASKLLIKNFKHEGLFLDYAGGYGLFTRLMRDKGFNFYNTDKYCPNLFAEHFSLADLPAETNFELITAFEVLEHLPDPVEEIKNMLKLSDNLLFTTEIQPEKIADFKEWAYLSLETGQHISFYTTSSLAYIAQHLGYNFYSDGKFLHMFSKQQFSHDILVPVRESFLLRKAKKFVKNTEEKIYGKTKGLLMTDWQYIKDKLNK; the protein is encoded by the coding sequence ATGAGAAGCAAAATTACAGGTGGCGAAACTTCATTATTATTTACCAAAACAGTTCTGAATAAGTATGAGGTTAAGTATTACAAATGCAATGAAACCGGCTTTATACAAACCGAGGAGCCTTTTTGGCTGGAAGAAGCATACGCATCTGTAATAACCAAACTGGATATTGGCCTGGCTTCGCGCAATATTTATTTGGCCGATAGGGCAAGCAAGCTTTTAATTAAGAATTTTAAGCATGAAGGCCTTTTTTTAGATTATGCCGGAGGATATGGATTGTTTACCCGTTTAATGCGCGATAAGGGGTTCAACTTTTACAATACCGATAAATATTGCCCCAATTTATTTGCCGAGCATTTTTCGCTTGCCGATCTGCCTGCTGAAACAAACTTTGAGCTAATAACTGCCTTTGAAGTACTTGAGCACCTGCCCGATCCGGTTGAGGAGATAAAAAACATGCTTAAACTTTCGGATAACCTGCTTTTTACCACTGAAATTCAGCCCGAAAAAATTGCTGATTTTAAAGAATGGGCATATTTATCGCTCGAAACCGGGCAGCATATATCATTTTATACCACCAGCTCGCTGGCCTATATAGCCCAGCACTTGGGTTATAATTTTTATAGCGACGGCAAGTTTTTACACATGTTCAGCAAACAGCAATTCAGCCATGATATACTGGTACCTGTACGGGAGAGTTTTTTGCTCAGGAAAGCAAAGAAGTTTGTGAAGAACACGGAGGAGAAAATATATGGCAAAACAAAAGGCCTGTTGATGACCGACTGGCAATATATTAAAGACAAATTAAATAAGTAA